The segment TGGCACGCATGCTGGAGGTTACCAACCCCTGTCCTGCTCCAAGATAGTGATATTACAATGATGGTAAGAGACCTCTCAAGAAGGCACACATTCGAAGGAAATAAGTTCTGACGCCCTATTACAACAGTTAGATAGATGAAAACATAGAGCTATTTTAGAAGCCAATATTAAAAGTTTATGAAAGCAACAGAGACCTTTTGAGAGCTGTAATTACATCAGGGTAGTGAACGTAAAACCAACACTCAGAATATTTCTACAAAGGTAGACGAGCTTTTCTACAAAGCAGAAATATATTATCAAGAGCAGCTTGCCTTTATTGctacatatattttatataatcatttAGTAACAaagagggtgctaaaggaggtGGTGTCTATACTAGTAGCTTCTCAAATACAAAAACTAAAACTTTCTCTTCTGTTCTTTCCTTTTATGATACTGTCAGTTAATAGCTTGTACAACATTTAGAATAAGAAAATGGCATATCTGTTGGTTAAAATCTTACATTTTTGTAGGTTGAATGTTAACTAAGGCTAAGGTTTTTTTATGTGCACATTCAAAAGACATTTCTGCATCTTTTAAGACAGGAAAGGTGAACTGCAGTACTTACATGTACATGTATTTGTCCAGCTTTCCTGCAAAATGACGTGGCATCTCTCCACATCCATAATAATTTCGGTCATTTTCAGGTAAATGATCCACATCATGAAAAATTACACAGTCCCAGGCAACATCCTTCATAGCCTCTTTGAAGCCAACGTTAAAGAGCATTGCACGGTTAAAAGGTTGTGTACCACTCTTTATGCGGAAACAAAGGAGAAACCGAATAAGGCAAGAGCAAGTAGACATTACTTTGATGTACAGGAAATTTACCAGCCCCCCTCGTATTAGAAAGAAAAGGGTGTGTTGATACCGAGGCTTGTTATGCTTTCATTTAATCACAGCAGCAGCAAGAATAGCAGTATTTCAGCAACTCCATTTTGTGCAATTAAAGAAAAATCCTCCCTCTAGAATTCCTGCCCTTGAAGAGCAAGAACTTAAAACTTCTATTTAGTTTACATTAAGAAACATTGCACCAAATCAATCATAAGCACCAATACTATAAGGAGCACTGATACTTATCTTCAAGTACAAGTTGCAGTTAAGTTTTATGCCGAAGTATAAACGCAATACCAAATCACTAATGCAATACCAAAATTGTGAACAATGTTTAACCACTCAAAAATGTATCTTGTTAAAACAAAGCACACAGTATTTATGAATTTCAACTAGTATGAAATACTTTGCTACATGTTTACAGTAAGTTAACCTTGCGATAGGACATATGTCCACAGCCTGATAAAATCTTGTTagataattttattaaaaacctttttaaattttcaaCATTATTTAATCCTTCTAAATAAAAAATGGAATTTGAGGAGCAGCTCcctgaagactgaaaaaattagtTTACAAGCCTTTTTAGTATCAGAAAATTATCACGTAATTAGATCTTTTTAAGAACACCCATTTCCTCACTCTCCCTTATTCTTTTTCCATTAAAGACtgaatgtatgtatgtatgtatgtatctatGTGAAAGATGCAGAATTCACTGTCCTGGAAACCTAAATCATGTAATTAATGTATAGATCAGCTATTAATATAATACTGCCAACAGCAGAGCAAATTCCTCACAAACTGCCCCACCAATGTGCCATAACCCTGTTTTGAAGGGATAGAATCTTCGGGGGTCAGTCATTCTCCAAACCAATTGAGGTCTATGCATTTATGATGAGACTACCTTTCAGGGTACTAGCTGGTAACATTTGTAATGTGATCACATATTCAGTAAGAATTAGACAGAGTCCACCAATTCATTTAATGACAGCCAAATGGACAACCTTCAAATGATAACTACTTTTGGTAACTATAGATTTGAGTTAGATAAGAATATGCAATCTAGAGGTGTAAATCTGTGTAGCCCTTTATTAGTCCCTGCCCTCAAATTCCTTTGCAAatatcaatttttaatttttataactgCAAAGATAATGGTTTTGCACTACACGCCTTAACTTTGTATACAATAGATTCAATGAGGTTAATGTTAACAGCTATAAAAATACTGCTCTATATTTTAAGAGAAATAAGATGTCACTGATCACCAATaaatctgagaaaaaaaaaagagttgagggttttttgtttgtattttactTAATGGTTTAGAAGGTAACTGCTTAAATGTTTAGTTTCAGAAGTTGAGATTTCCTGTTTCACAGAATATTCAATAGCAACATCAGACCCCAATCTGTGAGGAAGTTCCAAGGAGCTAATTTTGATATACTATTCTAATTAAAGACTCACCTGTTCAACAACATAAAAGGCAAATTCCAACCGTTGCTTCTGTAACATAGGTATGAGGTGCCGGAAAAAAATCGGAAGATGTTCATGGCGATTGCGAAAAGGAATGAGGATTGCCACCTGCAAAATAAATCAGATTAGAAAGTAATGTTAAGATGATATGAGTATTTTAAAATCATAATGTGTTAAATTAAATCTGTTATGGATTTTTCAGTGTTTTAGCCTTAATGTTCAATTGGTGAACTCTTTTACAACTTTTTGTGCTCCTCTAGAAAGCAGCTAAACAAGGCAGTACTTTTTACATACAAAACTATGATGCATTTTTCTAGTGAATGAGTCTACAAGTGACTTTAAGGGGTAATGCTGACGTCCAATCACAGTTTATTGTAAGCAATTTATTGAACCAAAGGACTGAACATACTTGGAAGAGTCACCACTGATTAAGGCAATACCTTTTTGACTACATTCATTGTTCTCATGAGAAATGTTCTAATCTGTGTATATTCACGATGGGAACACTGAAATAATGAATTCATGTTTATAtatcggggtggccaaactggctcacgagccacatgcggctcttttaccattaaagtgcagCTCACGGACCCCCCATGCATCCCCCCCATTCTCCACTACCAGACTAGGGGGAGCTCgagacctctgccttgcagcagggtggtgtgGTAGGGGCTCTGCCCAGTGGGAAgaggggtcttggggcttcagccctgcggagcacacttgctggggctcagggcttcagcaggagcagggctgaagcacTAAGCCTCGGACCCCGGCAGGTGTGCCCTGGCTcccgaacttctgaagattgttgtacgCAGCTCAGAAGGCCAATAAGTTTGGTCTCCCCGTTACATATTAAATTCCTACACAAATACCAAAAATGTCCTTAACTTCTCTGTAGATATGTTTTCAAGTACTGAAATTTTGTGAAGGTTCATGACAATATTTAAACTACTCTTCTTGGATCAAATGACCAGCACAAAGATTTAAATTTCTAAGAATGGGTGCTTGTAGTTTTCAAATATTCTCAATAAGCAGGAAAACAATTAGTGGAAAGGAGGTCAGTAAGGAACTTTGTCTCACCTTCCATCTTGGTTTACAATCTTTTGGTTTCCAATGACCACCTGGCTCAATGTCTAAATCCTTTGAAAATACTTCCTGAATTTCATCAAAACTAATTTCACTCATGTTGATGCTGATAAGGCCTCCTAATGTAGTaagaaatatgaaaaatatttattcattttaattaaaatgtataagTCTAACGTGTTTTTAATTTGCTCCACCAGAGACACTGTATAGAAGTAATCCAATAAATGGTTATTTTGATTACAGTACCCATTGATAAAAAGAGTCCTAGTTCTGACTCATTTCTTCCAGAATATTTAGTGTATATAGGAATGGAGTTTAGTTTTTtccaaagaaattaaaaaaagctATTCCTCTGCAAAAGCCTGTAAAAGAATtctataattttgtttttatataacaATCTACAATAGTTAAAATACAGCTAAAACTTCTAATCATACATTTTATCCAAATTTTGCAACAAGACATTTAGTAGGCAAAGTAAACTTACCATAAGTGTGTCTTCTCATAATAAAGAATCACCTTCTCTAGAAGTCACAGTAGTTAGTTAACTGTGCCCACACTACCACACACAGAGGCACTAATCTGATACTGAAATTCCAGGTACCTTCACAGCTCCCCTTACATAGAAATGGAGAAATACACATCTCCATTCTCTAAACTTCTGAAGTTTTAAACCTAAATAATTACAAACATAAAAGTATATGCTACCGTGGGGGAAAATATATAGACTCTTCCCTGTTACAAGACGACATTTACAGTAAACTGAATTTGCCTAATCCCTCCATACATTCATAAACCTCTAGTCTGGATCACCATAACTGATGAAAAGTAGTAAGCAGCCCACTCAAAAGAGGGAGAAAGAGTAGAAGGAAGTGAGACAAATTAAGGAACAGTAGCAGACTAAGACCcagaaacaaaatgtaaaacaatCTGATGAAGCTGTGTTGTTTCACAACATCTAAGTTGTGTCATTTTTCTGTCAGATGTTGCCTCTTCAGACAGAATGAAGGATGACTTTTCCCAGGAAGAAAAGGCCTTAAGAGTTCTCAGCACCACCCTGTCATTATGAAACACACAGTAAGATTCTTGCATTGATAACACTGCCAGCTCTGATACCTGTCTAGTTGGGGTGATAATGACCAGAAAAACCGGTTTTTATCGACAGGAAGAAGGCAGCCTCTGAAGTAAGGTACTCGAAGGAATGATCTGTTAAACCTTCAAAACCAGTGGTAGATCCCATTtttggaaaattggtctgaatgTTGGCCGGCTAGCCTGACAACCCTGAGGAATCTGGAGATCTAGGGGTTCTCTGCCAAGGACCCCACAGACCCCATGAAAAGGACGCAGCTAAGAACAGAAACCTAAATTTGACATACTGTCGTGCTGGACTGAAGGCCCTTATCTACACCTTTCTGAATAAGACCAAAATGGCTGGAATCCCTAGATTTCTGGGGTCCATACTGTTTGTCTCGGCACCACTCACTGAACCTGGACAAGATGGAAGGGTATGCGTTTAGAGTTAAGGCTCTCCTGGATGCTAGCAAGGTCTTGATAACTTTGGAAGATACATCTAGGATTGTTAAGGCTTCCCTTTCATTAGCCAGGCTGTCAGCTAAAGCCAGACTGGATCTGAATTGAGAAATGGGCCTTGGGAGATAAACAGTCTCCCTTCGGAGAAGATAATTATAGTGGAGATTCCAGTATCAGGTCCTATCAGGTTGGAAAACCATGTCTCCTTAGTCAATAGGGAGTTATCAACATGACTTTCACCTGCTCCCTGTTTATTTTCTGAATCACTTTCCCCGGGAGGGGAAAAGGTGGTCATGCATAAAGTAGGCCCTCTGGCTATTTGTGCAAAAGGGCTTCCATTCTCAGAGATTCGGGACCTGTCTCCATGGTGTAGTACCTCAGCCTCTTTGTGTTTCTGCAGCTCAcaaacaaaggctgaaggaagaCTGAACATCCTCGAGGTCAGTCCAAAGAGCTCCTCATACAGGCATCACTCCAGATTGTTGAATTTATGCCTGCTGAGACAATCTGCCTTCTGGGTCAGTTCTCCTTTTATGTGGATTGCTCTGAGGGACAGAAGAGATTGCTCTGCCCATTTCATTATTTCCATTGCTTCTGTGTATAGCTTTGGGCTTCTTGCCCCTTCTTTGTTGTTTATGCATGTGACTGTAGTTGTGTTGTCTGACTAAACCATACGTGATTTCTTTCCAGGAAGATCTAAAACTCACATTTCTAGCTTGCCTGCTCTGAGTTCTAGAAAGTTCATGCTGTATCTTTTTTCTCCAGGCTTGAGATTCCCTGGGTGGTTTGAAAACCCAGATGAACACTCCAGCCCTCCAGTATAGCATTGGTAGTAAGGACAAGAGGCTCTTGAAGACATATAGGCAGGCCTTTGCAGATATTAACATGGAAAGTCCACCACTCTAGGGAGCTTAGTATCTGGATTTAGACTTGCACTTGGTCTTTCATGTGTTCCAGCAAGTGGTTGCATGTTCTCAGGAGGAAGGTTTAAAGGCACCAGATGTGTGATCTTGCCCAAATTCCTATTCACGATACCAGAAAGCCCAGAAGCTGAAGACGCCATGCTATAGCAGGACATCTACAGTTCGCAAAAAACTGTTAAGATCCTGGATCTTCTGGAATCTTTCAGGTGACAGATTTTTGCTATCAGGGTTTCTGTATCAACTCTCCGGTGAGAGATGCTGGTTGAAGGAATCAGGGAGCAATTTTTGAAGTTGATGATGAAGCCATTAACTTTCAGAAAGTCCAGACTCAGAGCTGTGGCTTTGTGCACTTTGGCTTGGGAAGGGATGTGGTCGAGGAAGGGACATAGGTGGATATCTTGTGCCCTATGCCTGATCACTACCAGCAGCTCTGTAAAGACGCTGGGGACCGAAGACAGTCCAAAGGGGAGCATTTGATTCTGGTAATAGTTTTTCCATAAGTGAATCTCAGAAGTCTGTGGTTACATGACCTTACGAGGATCTGGAGATAGGCATACCCTGACATCAAGGAGTCTCCTTGAAATAAGGAGGAGAGTGCTGAGGCCAAGGTCTCCATTCAGAACTTTGTCTTTCTCATCCATATGTTGAGCCTCTTGCGGCAGAAGATGGCCCCCACCCTGATACTCTTCTGGGTATACAGAAGATGGAGTAAAACCCTAAGAATCTCTTTTCTGAGAGCACAGTTTCTAATACTCTTACTTCCAGATAAGAAATCTCATTCTGGATCAGCTTGTGTTTTATGGGGACTGGATGAAGAAGAGTTGAGGGCTCCATCTCATCCTAAGGGACTACTTCAGCTCACTATATCCCTCACCCACTTGTCTGCTGTGGATGCATACCACTGCTCTGTGAAGGGAGAAATTCTGCCTTCTAGCTTCAGCCATGGGTGTGCGCACATCCAGTCATTGTCATAAGGTGGCCTTGGAGGCTGTGGAGCAGTCTCTGGGCCTCTCCTAGAACCTTGATTCCAGGATTTACTATTGGAGAAGCTGCTGTCCGTTCATTGGTACTTCCGCAAGGAAGATGGATGAAAGATGTCCCTATCTGAATGTAAGTTACTGAGGCTAGGAGGGTCTGCCCAGATTTCGCCATGTTTTCCACCACTAGTTGCTCCAGCTTTTCCTCAAACAGGATGGAGACTATAAACTTTCTTAAGCATAGAACCTGTTTAGAATGGGAATTCATTTTTCAAGGCAGAACCACACCTGGCACCCATCTGCTGAGCTATCTTGCCATGGTTCTGGCTGACAAGCTTGATACATTCACTGAACTATGAAGTGCTACAAAATGCTGTTgctaaggagattttttttttataaagagtaGCGCTCGAATCAGGGTGATCTCTGTTCCTTAGATCCATGAGATCCTCCAGCCAGAAGAGAGATGCTTTAGCAAAGCATGttgctgtcagagatggtcttTCAGGTAGCCAAAGAGGTCTCAAAGTCTTTTTTGAGTGTGTCCTCCACTTTCCTTTCTGTGTGATCCTTAGGGTAGAATTTTCCTTGAGGGGATAACCATCCCCTTACTAGGGTTTCAATAACAGCATTTACCTTTGGGACCTCAGCAATAGAGTTTTTTGGCTCCTGCAATCTGTAGAACTGGAGGTCATTTTTACTGATATGTTTGCCTTTGTCAGGCTTGTTCCCACTCCTCTATGACCACATCCTCAAAGGAGGAGTGCAGAGGAATAGCTGCCTCAGAAGAGGATTCTGAGGGCAGGAATTTGCTTTCAGGCTTGCTCTCAGGAACTTGTTCAGGCTGTATCTGTATGGTGGACACAAACTTTTTAGAGGGTAAGAATATTTTTTGTGTCTCCCCTGCTCATATTCAGAGCCCCATAGTTGTTCTactgtggaggaggagggggaggataaAGAGGAAGAGTCAGAAGGCATGTGCCTCCTGTTTGTCTTCCCTTTTTGGGTTTCTCTGCCCTTGTAGCCTGCCTTGCAGGTCAATGACCTCTGTTGTGGCTCTGATGAGGTCTTTTATAGTGTGCCTCCCAGAACATCTAAGACCTCTAAGGAGCTCTCTGTCTCATTCCTCCCCTGCAGGGTCCCAGCCCCTAGAGAAGGCTCAAATTGGGAGTGAAAAGGGCTGTTTATTAGACCTGCTTCTCTTTCCCCAGGGAAAGAGTCATTTTAAGAATTGGTGTAGGGAGAGGGGGTGAAGCCCACAAGGCTATTCTCGTCAGAGTTTCAGGAGTACCCTGGGCagctggatggggggggggggtcctcatCCTTCAAGCCTCTCCCTGCTCGGTTCTGTGGCTCCAGGTTCAGTTTTCCCATGTTAGAGTTGCGGCTACTCGGGCAGGTAGTGGACCCTGTAATCCTGTCAAGCTCGGATCCCTGTGCCCTAATGGAGCTAAGATTGGTTGACTGGGCGTAGGCAGTGCACACCTCACTGTCTGCTGAGTCTGTGAAGGCTGCCTTGCAAATAGAGTAATTTTTGGACTTGAACTGGCACTTCCTTAGCTGTTCTGCcatgccagggagggaggggaggcagagaacCTGGCAGGGTGGAACTGCTGCTGCAGTTTAgtcaccaagggtatgtctatacaacgaaattaggtcgatttaatagaagtcgattttttagaaatcaatttgatacagtcgattgtgtgtgtccccactaagtgcattaagtcagtggagtgcgtccacagtaacGAGGCTAGCGTCTACTTTTGGAGCGTTGCagtgtggtagctatcccacagttcctgcagtctccaccacccattagaattctgggttgagctcccaatgcctgatggggcaaaaacaatGTCGTCagactcccccccctccctccctccatgaaagcaacagcaaaaaatcatttctcgccttttttcatgggttacctgtgcagacgacataccacggcaagcatggagtctgcttagctcactgtcaccatacgTCTCCTAGGTGCTGCTGACAGACTCGGttctgcattgctacacagcagcagttccttgcctttgcaagttagcaaagatggTTAGCAGCCgtattgcaccgtctgctgctgtctcctggttgctcctggccgaccttggtgaggtcagtcgggggcgcctggacataaatgggagtgactgCAGGTCATTTCCTTCTTTAAGTTTAATTGAGTTGTgcgtgtttctccttgatgcaaacccgccccctttgttgatttgtttctccttgatgaaaacccgtccccttggttcactctacttccccataagccaaccgccctccccacccccctttgatcaccacttgcagagacaaagtcattgttgtttcaaattcatgcattctttattaattcgtcacacaaatgggggggatAACTGCAAAGGTAGCCCgggagagatgggggaggaggaaagcactgggtggggtggtaTAGGAGGGGAgtagggaaggacaaggccacactgtacttcaaaacttatttattgaatgccagctttctgttgcttgggtagtcctctggggtggagtggttgggtgcccggaggcccccccaccgcgttcttgggcatctgggtgaggaggctgtggaacttggggaggagggcggttggttacacagtGGCTGCagcagcggtctgtgctcctgctccctttcctgcacctcaaccatacgccggagcatatcagtttgatcttcCAGTAGCCTaagcattgcttcctgcctcctctcattaCGCTGACGCCACCTCTTCTCTTGCTCCCGCCACCTGTCCTCGccttcattttgtgctttcctacactctgacattgtctgcctccacacattctgctgggctctttcagtgagGGAGGACTGCATGAACTCAGAGAACATTTAATCGCGAGTGTGTTTTTTTCGCCTTCAAAACTTCGCtaacctctgggacggagatgaaaCTGGGAGTGTTGAAaccatttgcagctgcgggagggaaaaaGGGAGTGTAGTCTTTAAagagacattttagagaacaatgggtagactctttcacggtgaaccaagctgttaacattacatagcacgtgtgctttctttacaaggtcacattttgcctcttatattgagggtctGCTGGTTTGGTGTaagagatcacacacgcagggccagcgggcaacagaatttggcttgcaggcagtcatggtaagccacagtcttttggcttctttaaccttcataacatgtgggaatggtttcaaacagcagtgccctcatttcacataccaagctcccatttaaaatgggttggcctttaaaaggaggggctgcgttttcgggttaacatgcagcacaaagcCAACtaaaccccacacacacccaattctctgggatgatcgcttcacccctccccccaccgcgtggctaacagtggggatgatttctgttcagccacaggcaaacagcccagcaggaatggccacctctgaatgtccccttaataaaattcccctatttcaaccaggtgaccatgaataatatcactctcctgaggataacacagagagagaaagaacggatgttgcttgaatgccagcaaacaccgggaccatacgctgccatgctttgttatgcaatgattccagactacgtgttactggcctggcgtggtaaagtgtcctaccatggaggacagaataaggctgccctccccagaaaccttttgcaaaggctttgggagtacatccaggagagcttcattaagatgttcctggaggatttacgctccatccccatatacgttaacagacttttccagtagctgtactggctgcgaatgtatcccaagtcttcagggaaaattaatcactaaacacgcttgcttttaaaccatgtattatatttacaaaggtacactcaccagaggtcccttctccaccTTCTAGGTCCAGGAGTCCACCTtcggtgggttgggagggtactagaTCCCGGGTGATAAACAGTTTCTGGCTTTCGaggaaaacggtttctccgcttgcttgcTATGTGCTATCATCTTGCTCATCCCCAAAATCCGCATCCCTATTGCATGAGAATCCAATGACGGAGTCCACGCACAGggctggggtagttgtaggggcaccccctagaatggcatgcagctcatcatagaagcggcatgtctagggctctgacccggaccagctgtttgcctctctggttctttggtaggcttgcctgagctccttaagtttcacacggcactgctgcggatccctgttatagcctctgtccttcatgcccttggagattttttctagtgttttggcatttcgtcttttggaacggagttctgatagcacgtaTTCATcaccccatacagcgatcagatccagtacctcccgttcggtccatgctggagctcttttgcgattctgggattcCATGGTAACctgtgctgatgagatctgcacggtCACCTCTGAggtcgccacgctggccaaacaggaaatgaaattcaaaagtttacggggcttttcctgtctacctggccagtgcatctgagttgagagtgctgtccagagcggtcactatggagcactctgggacagctcccggaggtcaatactatcaaattgcgtccacactaccccaaattcgacccagcagggtggatttcagtgctaatcccctcgtcggggaggaatacagaaatcaattttaagagccctttaagtcgacaaaaatggcttcgtcgtgtggatgggtgcagggttaaaatcgatctaacgctgctaaattcgacgtAAAcaagtagtgtagaccaggaccaAGATGCTGAAATTCAACCCAGGCAGGAGGAGAAAGG is part of the Chrysemys picta bellii isolate R12L10 chromosome 2, ASM1138683v2, whole genome shotgun sequence genome and harbors:
- the B4GALT6 gene encoding beta-1,4-galactosyltransferase 6 isoform X4; the encoded protein is MSEISFDEIQEVFSKDLDIEPGGHWKPKDCKPRWKVAILIPFRNRHEHLPIFFRHLIPMLQKQRLEFAFYVVEQSGTQPFNRAMLFNVGFKEAMKDVAWDCVIFHDVDHLPENDRNYYGCGEMPRHFAGKLDKYMYILPYNEFFGGVSGLTVEQFKKINGFPNAFWGWGGEDDDLWNRVHYAGYNVTRPEGDLGKYKSIPHHHRGEVQFLGRYKLLRYSRERQYIDGLNNLIYTPKILISRFYKNITVNLIPELAPVKDY